From the genome of Spinacia oleracea cultivar Varoflay chromosome 2, BTI_SOV_V1, whole genome shotgun sequence, one region includes:
- the LOC110776030 gene encoding glutamate--tRNA ligase, cytoplasmic isoform X1: MTINLPGDCNEITKTPSSKWPEIDLPNAEMGKVCLRFAPEPNGGLHLGHSKAVLLNKYFVDKYEGRLIVRMDDTNPTKESTEFVDGILKDLKSLGICYDTLTYTSNYFDQLKDMAERLISEGKAYVDDTPVDQMRFERDKGIESKCRNNNVSENLELWKEMIAGSDRGVMCCVRGKLDFQNKNKCLRDPVYYRCNPVLHHRVGSKYKLYPTYDFAGPFVDNTEGITHVLWSNEYSDRDDQYHLIQEDMGFKKVYFYEFSRLSMVYTLMSKRKHLWFVQNGRVDGWDDPRLPTIQGMVRRGLKIEALIQFILEQVLLVCFAQTFFFLFKSKHVRVLAT, encoded by the coding sequence ATGACGATTAATCTACCCGGTGACTGTAACGAGATCACAAAAACACCCAGCTCTAAATGGCCTGAAATTGATCTTCCCAATGCTGAAATGGGGAAGGTTTGTCTGAGATTTGCTCCTGAGCCCAATGGAGGTCTCCACTTGGGGCATTCAAAAGCAGTATTACTAAACAAGTATTTCGTTGACAAGTATGAGGGCCGCCTAATTGTGCGTATGGATGACACAAACCCAACTAAAGAAAGCACTGAGTTTGTGGATGGTATTCTCAAAGACCTCAAAAGTCTGGGCATTTGTTATGACACTTTAACTTATACATCTAATTACTTTGATCAGTTGAAGGATATGGCTGAGCGATTAATCAGTGAGGGGAAAGCATATGTGGATGATACACCAGTAGATCAAATGAGGTTTGAGAGGGATAAAGGGATTGAATCAAAATGCAGGAACAATAATGTAAGTGAGAATTTGGAGTTGTGGAAGGAAATGATTGCAGGATCTGATAGAGGGGTTATGTGCTGTGTTCGAGGGAAGTTGGACTTCCAGAACAAAAACAAATGCTTGAGAGACCCAGTGTACTACAGATGCAATCCAGTTCTCCATCATCGTGTTGGATCCAAGTATAAACTGTATCCAACCTATGATTTTGCAGGTCCGTTTGTAGATAATACGGAAGGCATAACACATGTACTTTGGTCAAATGAATACAGTGACCGGGATGATCAGTATCACTTGATTCAGGAAGATATGGGATTTAAAAAGGTGTATTTTTATGAGTTTAGCAGATTGAGTATGGTATATACGCTTATGAGCAAGCGTAAACATCTGTGGTTTGTGCAAAATGGTAGAGTTGACGGATGGGATGATCCTCGTTTGCCAACTATTCAAGGGATGGTGCGCAGAGGTCTTAAGATCGAGGCATTAATCCAATTCATTCTTGAGCAGGTATTACTCGTTTGTTTTGctcaaacctttttttttttgttcaaaaGTAAACATGTACGAGTATTAGCTACTTAG
- the LOC110776030 gene encoding glutamate--tRNA ligase, cytoplasmic isoform X2, with translation MTINLPGDCNEITKTPSSKWPEIDLPNAEMGKVCLRFAPEPNGGLHLGHSKAVLLNKYFVDKYEGRLIVRMDDTNPTKESTEFVDGILKDLKSLGICYDTLTYTSNYFDQLKDMAERLISEGKAYVDDTPVDQMRFERDKGIESKCRNNNVSENLELWKEMIAGSDRGVMCCVRGKLDFQNKNKCLRDPVYYRCNPVLHHRVGSKYKLYPTYDFAGPFVDNTEGITHVLWSNEYSDRDDQYHLIQEDMGFKKVYFYEFSRLSMVYTLMSKRKHLWFVQNGRVDGWDDPRLPTIQGMVRRGLKIEALIQFILEQYTKH, from the exons ATGACGATTAATCTACCCGGTGACTGTAACGAGATCACAAAAACACCCAGCTCTAAATGGCCTGAAATTGATCTTCCCAATGCTGAAATGGGGAAGGTTTGTCTGAGATTTGCTCCTGAGCCCAATGGAGGTCTCCACTTGGGGCATTCAAAAGCAGTATTACTAAACAAGTATTTCGTTGACAAGTATGAGGGCCGCCTAATTGTGCGTATGGATGACACAAACCCAACTAAAGAAAGCACTGAGTTTGTGGATGGTATTCTCAAAGACCTCAAAAGTCTGGGCATTTGTTATGACACTTTAACTTATACATCTAATTACTTTGATCAGTTGAAGGATATGGCTGAGCGATTAATCAGTGAGGGGAAAGCATATGTGGATGATACACCAGTAGATCAAATGAGGTTTGAGAGGGATAAAGGGATTGAATCAAAATGCAGGAACAATAATGTAAGTGAGAATTTGGAGTTGTGGAAGGAAATGATTGCAGGATCTGATAGAGGGGTTATGTGCTGTGTTCGAGGGAAGTTGGACTTCCAGAACAAAAACAAATGCTTGAGAGACCCAGTGTACTACAGATGCAATCCAGTTCTCCATCATCGTGTTGGATCCAAGTATAAACTGTATCCAACCTATGATTTTGCAGGTCCGTTTGTAGATAATACGGAAGGCATAACACATGTACTTTGGTCAAATGAATACAGTGACCGGGATGATCAGTATCACTTGATTCAGGAAGATATGGGATTTAAAAAGGTGTATTTTTATGAGTTTAGCAGATTGAGTATGGTATATACGCTTATGAGCAAGCGTAAACATCTGTGGTTTGTGCAAAATGGTAGAGTTGACGGATGGGATGATCCTCGTTTGCCAACTATTCAAGGGATGGTGCGCAGAGGTCTTAAGATCGAGGCATTAATCCAATTCATTCTTGAGCAG TATACTAAACACTGA